From a single Brassica oleracea var. oleracea cultivar TO1000 chromosome C5, BOL, whole genome shotgun sequence genomic region:
- the LOC106292697 gene encoding uncharacterized protein LOC106292697: MVGIFSRFSVGRSSHRRTQSAIDDKEVLAPNPDVTATTATHGIEVATEFKPVEHPVEPLDNDQPIQCPLPEPSILNDGRIWKERVSASMRRKGDLQIAKDEISAESDGSAPKPPRPSQPNRSILPSLSAPEHNLLNLLEECNAMQAVASKNG; this comes from the exons ATGGTTGGTATCTTTTCAAGATTTTCTGTTGGTAGAAGCAGCCATAGACGGACTCAAAGTGCAATC GATGATAAAGAAGTATTAGCTCCAAACCCTGATGTTACTGCAACAACTGCTACTCATGGGATTGAGGTAGCAACAGAGTTTAAACCGGTGGAACACCCGGTCGAGCCTTTGGACAATGATCAACCGATCCAGTGTCCACTACCTGAACCATCCATTCTAAAT GATGGAAGAATCTGGAAGGAGAGAGTCTCAGCATCTATGAGGAGAAAAGGTGATTTGCAGATTGCTAAAGACGAGATTTCTGCTGAATCTGATGGATCTGCACCAAAACCGCCTCGCCCGAGCCAGCCAAACCGTTCCATCTTGCCATCACTTAGTGCCCCTGAACACAACTTGCTAAATCTACTTGAAGAATGTAATGCTATGCAGGCTGTAGCATCCAAGAACGGATGA